Proteins from a genomic interval of Bradyrhizobium sp. CCGB01:
- a CDS encoding aminodeoxychorismate/anthranilate synthase component II — protein sequence MIVIIDNYDSFVFNIARYFRRLGEVTEIVRNDAISVSDIARLKPRAVVISPGPCSPIEAGISNSIVRELSGRLPILGICLGHQCIGSVFGGRVARARRPMHGRSSYITHDGATLFEGLPSALRVGRYHSLIVEIDQSYTPHLNVTAHSDESEIMALAPRDQRTFGVQFHPESILTQEGDVLLANFLRLAESYRL from the coding sequence TTGATTGTTATCATCGACAATTATGACTCCTTCGTCTTCAACATTGCCCGCTATTTCCGCCGGCTCGGTGAAGTCACGGAGATTGTCCGGAATGATGCGATCAGCGTCAGTGATATTGCCCGCCTCAAGCCGCGCGCCGTGGTCATCTCCCCCGGTCCCTGCTCCCCAATAGAAGCCGGAATATCGAACTCGATCGTTCGCGAACTTTCAGGCCGTCTCCCGATCTTAGGCATCTGCCTTGGGCATCAGTGCATCGGGAGTGTTTTCGGCGGACGCGTGGCACGTGCGCGTCGCCCCATGCACGGTCGGTCATCATACATTACGCATGATGGGGCGACGCTATTCGAAGGACTTCCTTCTGCTCTTCGCGTGGGGCGCTATCATTCCCTTATTGTTGAGATCGATCAGTCGTACACCCCGCATCTTAACGTAACGGCGCATTCAGACGAGAGTGAGATCATGGCCCTTGCGCCTCGCGATCAGCGCACGTTTGGCGTGCAGTTCCACCCTGAATCGATACTGACCCAAGAGGGAGACGTTCTGCTCGCAAATTTTTTGCGGCTCGCAGAGAGCTATCGATTGTGA
- a CDS encoding GntR family transcriptional regulator — protein MSENRTTAGRIAKSIGERIINGALQPDCPLRQEHVAREFNSSHVPVREAFRQLEAQHLVVSAPRRGVRVAPLDTNSVKEIAEMRAALEVVALRNAAPKLSSIHLARIELALIEGDKAQTIEDFEMANRAFHYALVAPCAMPRLLASLDELQLANSRLVFAKARSAGWRPRTSQDHRLILQALRARNLDQACHLLARHIQTIERLALPTS, from the coding sequence ATGAGCGAGAACAGGACGACTGCTGGGCGCATCGCTAAGTCGATTGGCGAGCGCATTATCAACGGCGCGCTGCAGCCGGACTGTCCACTCCGGCAGGAACACGTCGCGCGGGAATTCAACTCAAGTCATGTCCCGGTGCGCGAAGCTTTTCGACAATTGGAGGCTCAGCATCTTGTCGTGAGTGCGCCGCGCCGCGGCGTGCGGGTTGCTCCGCTCGACACGAATTCGGTGAAGGAGATCGCTGAGATGCGCGCCGCGCTCGAGGTAGTCGCGCTGCGCAATGCAGCCCCAAAGCTCTCATCCATCCACCTCGCACGCATCGAACTCGCCCTGATTGAAGGAGACAAGGCACAAACCATTGAGGATTTCGAGATGGCCAACCGGGCCTTTCACTATGCCCTGGTTGCCCCCTGTGCGATGCCGCGCCTGCTTGCCAGCCTCGACGAACTACAGCTTGCAAATTCTAGGCTGGTGTTCGCGAAGGCGCGAAGTGCCGGCTGGCGCCCACGGACCAGCCAAGATCACCGCCTGATTTTGCAGGCCCTGCGGGCGCGCAACCTTGATCAAGCCTGTCACCTGCTCGCGCGTCACATTCAGACCATTGAGCGTCTGGCCCTCCCGACATCCTGA
- a CDS encoding Dabb family protein encodes MIRHIVLFTANDKGHIDEIIEGLLVLTKIPHARRLEVACNRKSDQLGNDIDVVVYGEFETEAQLAAYKAHDLYQESIKRVRPLRELRFAADYDISTDVRFLTRRAGVYWRRPSWS; translated from the coding sequence ATGATCCGCCACATCGTTTTGTTTACCGCCAACGATAAGGGACACATTGACGAGATCATCGAAGGCCTATTGGTTCTCACGAAGATCCCGCATGCGCGCCGGCTCGAGGTCGCTTGCAACCGCAAGAGCGACCAGCTTGGCAACGACATCGACGTCGTTGTATATGGTGAGTTCGAGACCGAGGCGCAACTTGCAGCTTACAAAGCGCATGATCTTTACCAAGAATCAATCAAGCGGGTACGTCCACTACGCGAGTTGCGGTTCGCAGCAGACTACGACATATCGACGGATGTGCGATTCCTCACCCGCCGCGCGGGCGTCTATTGGCGAAGGCCAAGTTGGTCGTAG
- a CDS encoding 50S ribosomal protein L11 methyltransferase produces MPLLILPSFFTTLKSRSRRLDVEWHIKRGATILDLGCGSGLLGLAALGDCAGRLVALDNDSQAVLATQINIERPKQVAISIATGANSGGLRQNVVASREAVDDVHSGGLSGRGVLEVSLLRR; encoded by the coding sequence ATGCCTTTACTTATCCTGCCCAGTTTTTTTACCACGCTCAAGTCACGGTCCAGGCGCCTTGATGTCGAGTGGCACATCAAACGCGGCGCGACAATACTGGATCTCGGATGCGGATCAGGTTTGCTAGGGCTTGCTGCGCTCGGAGACTGCGCGGGACGCCTGGTTGCTCTCGACAATGATTCGCAAGCCGTTCTCGCGACGCAGATAAACATCGAGCGGCCGAAGCAGGTCGCGATCAGCATTGCAACCGGCGCCAACAGCGGCGGCCTTCGCCAAAATGTTGTCGCAAGCCGAGAAGCGGTGGATGACGTCCACTCCGGGGGGCTCTCCGGCCGCGGAGTGCTCGAAGTGTCGCTTCTCAGGCGATGA
- the bioD gene encoding dethiobiotin synthase, protein MSAGIVVTGTDTGIGKTVFAAGLSSLLGAKYWKPIQAGLDGETDAETVARLGRLSPGRIVPECYRLRTPASPHYSAELDGVRIEAASLDVPDTGRQPLVIEGAGGLMVPLSGDTLYIDVFERWRLPIVLCASTALGTINHSLLSIEALRKREIPILGMAFIGERNAETQTVIREMGRVRWLGRLPWLSPLTADTLQTTFKTSFRADSFKLYAKE, encoded by the coding sequence ATGAGTGCAGGGATCGTAGTGACGGGCACAGATACCGGGATCGGAAAGACGGTGTTTGCCGCGGGGCTGTCTAGCCTCCTTGGCGCGAAATATTGGAAGCCGATTCAGGCCGGCCTCGATGGAGAGACTGATGCCGAGACCGTCGCTCGTCTTGGCCGTCTCTCACCCGGTCGGATCGTGCCGGAGTGCTATCGCCTTCGCACGCCAGCCTCGCCTCACTATTCTGCCGAGCTTGATGGAGTTCGCATTGAAGCAGCTTCGCTCGATGTGCCAGATACCGGTCGGCAGCCATTGGTGATCGAGGGCGCCGGCGGGCTTATGGTGCCGCTGAGCGGCGACACACTCTACATTGACGTATTCGAGCGCTGGCGGCTTCCAATCGTGCTTTGCGCGAGCACAGCGCTTGGCACTATCAATCATTCACTGCTGTCGATAGAGGCTCTTCGAAAGCGTGAGATTCCTATTCTCGGCATGGCCTTCATTGGCGAAAGAAATGCCGAGACTCAGACCGTCATTCGCGAGATGGGGCGGGTACGTTGGCTCGGACGATTGCCATGGCTCTCTCCCCTCACCGCGGATACGCTGCAGACAACGTTCAAGACCTCTTTTCGTGCAGATAGCTTCAAATTGTATGCCAAAGAATAA
- a CDS encoding SDR family NAD(P)-dependent oxidoreductase produces MNNAGISGPTAHIDDVAVSEWGNVFRATVECYFVGCKVVVPYIRKQRAGSVIFISSNSASHSLFRIEVGIGRTDEIVGD; encoded by the coding sequence GTGAATAATGCCGGTATTTCAGGCCCAACAGCGCATATCGACGACGTGGCTGTTTCCGAGTGGGGCAATGTCTTTCGTGCGACCGTTGAGTGTTATTTCGTCGGCTGCAAGGTCGTTGTTCCCTACATACGGAAGCAGCGTGCCGGATCCGTGATCTTTATCTCGTCAAACTCGGCTTCGCACTCCTTATTCCGCATCGAAGTGGGCATTGGTCGGACCGATGAAATCGTTGGCGATTGA
- a CDS encoding IS5 family transposase (programmed frameshift), with protein sequence MWTEITRAQSAREELRLPSDLTDAERACWRGCFPCGPRGRRPKWSYRDIVEAVFYLLRGGLPWRMLPPTLFPPMTTVQYSFYPCRDNGLWQSINHALLMLAREAIGREASPTAGVIDSQSVKTTESGGPRGYDAGKKIKDRKRHIVTDTQGLLVGAIVHAADVQDRDGAPDVLCSIRYRFPWLRHIFADGGYAGEKLKAVLEKIGRWTVEIIKRSDAAQGFEVLRRHWVVERTFAWLGRNRRLANDFERTIESATAWLFLASVQLMTRRIKNSNAILSQALSTVNCFSPSCS encoded by the exons ATGTGGACTGAAATCACCCGGGCACAGTCTGCCCGAGAGGAGCTGCGTTTGCCAAGCGACTTGACGGATGCGGAA AGGGCGTGCTGGAGAGGTTGCTTCCCGTGCGGGCCACGCGGGCGGCGCCCGAAATGGAGCTATCGCGACATCGTCGAGGCAGTGTTCTATCTGCTGCGCGGCGGATTGCCGTGGCGCATGCTGCCGCCCACTCTGTTTCCACCAATGACCACGGTGCAGTACTCTTTCTACCCGTGTCGCGACAACGGATTGTGGCAATCGATCAACCACGCACTCCTGATGCTGGCGCGCGAGGCGATCGGCCGGGAGGCCTCCCCGACGGCCGGCGTGATCGACAGCCAATCGGTCAAGACCACGGAAAGTGGCGGCCCTCGCGGCTACGACGCGGGAAAGAAGATTAAGGATCGAAAGCGCCACATCGTCACCGACACCCAAGGGCTCCTGGTCGGAGCGATCGTTCACGCTGCGGACGTCCAGGATCGCGACGGCGCGCCAGATGTCCTGTGCAGCATTCGCTACCGCTTCCCCTGGCTGCGCCATATCTTCGCCGATGGCGGCTATGCCGGCGAAAAGCTCAAGGCGGTGCTGGAAAAGATCGGCCGGTGGACTGTCGAGATCATCAAGCGCTCCGATGCCGCACAGGGCTTCGAGGTGCTTCGGCGCCACTGGGTGGTCGAACGAACCTTCGCCTGGCTCGGCCGCAACCGCAGATTGGCCAACGACTTCGAGCGAACCATCGAAAGCGCAACTGCCTGGCTCTTCCTCGCCTCTGTCCAGCTCATGACAAGGCGCATCAAAAACAGCAATGCAATTTTGAGTCAGGCTCTGAGCACCGTCAACTGCTTTAGCCCGTCCTGTTCGTGA
- a CDS encoding type IV secretory system conjugative DNA transfer family protein, which translates to MSLSDSHLAIALTAPRRSRTRSKRFWLIRCSIEILTAPEEDLHLRQIMDEGKILLVNLAKGHVGEDSSSLLGGLVVTTIGLAAFSRADTPQDKRRDFFVYVDEFQRFTTVALANMFFELRKYRVGFTVAYQYLNRLTPEVRHAILGNVGSIISFRVGVEMLHISFENSRAGFRKSTS; encoded by the coding sequence ATGAGTTTGAGCGATTCTCATTTGGCTATCGCGCTGACGGCACCGCGCCGATCCAGAACAAGGTCGAAGCGTTTCTGGCTGATCCGCTGCTCAATCGAAATATTAACGGCACCCGAAGAAGATTTGCATCTCCGCCAGATCATGGACGAAGGCAAGATTCTCTTGGTCAATCTGGCGAAAGGACACGTTGGGGAAGATAGCTCGTCGCTCCTTGGCGGGTTGGTCGTCACAACGATTGGCCTGGCCGCCTTTAGCCGGGCCGACACTCCACAAGACAAACGTCGGGACTTCTTCGTCTACGTCGACGAGTTTCAGAGGTTTACCACGGTCGCGCTGGCGAACATGTTTTTCGAGCTTCGCAAGTACCGTGTCGGCTTCACAGTGGCGTATCAGTATCTAAACCGGCTTACCCCTGAGGTGCGCCATGCAATTCTCGGCAACGTCGGCTCTATCATCTCATTTCGCGTCGGCGTGGAGATGCTCCATATCTCGTTCGAGAATTCCAGAGCCGGTTTTCGGAAATCGACCTCTTGA
- a CDS encoding DUF3768 domain-containing protein: MTNRIALLNDAFRRTFSGGKVMITSGVNELPNCVKAEALIQVTNFAEFSENNDPYDEHDFGSFVLVGRRFFWKIDYYDKRCEFGLTTLQTLKKTMRVLTLMLAQEY; the protein is encoded by the coding sequence ATGACGAATAGGATTGCTCTTCTCAACGACGCCTTCCGCCGCACGTTTAGCGGCGGCAAGGTAATGATCACATCAGGCGTCAATGAACTGCCGAACTGCGTGAAGGCTGAAGCGCTCATTCAAGTGACGAACTTCGCTGAATTCAGCGAGAACAACGATCCGTATGACGAGCACGACTTCGGCAGCTTCGTTCTGGTCGGTCGGAGGTTCTTTTGGAAGATAGACTATTACGACAAGCGGTGCGAGTTCGGCTTGACGACCCTGCAGACGCTGAAAAAGACCATGCGGGTCCTAACCCTCATGCTTGCTCAAGAATATTGA
- a CDS encoding LuxR family transcriptional regulator — protein sequence MNLFSFVECANQTQSLKALFDLLVSCASQEGFTEVAYGALTFAEPLRLAGCPPPLVAMKAPPDWCQRYLERKYYTIDPVVRRTPMFAAPFLWDELARVYQLQTCERRVLQEAREAGLKNGVSVPLFGPSGRISVMSFASLFDDADLQRNVRRLNTLAWHFHIAFAEIAKPSDCPSERKVDLSKREKDCLRWVAEGKSSWEIGKILSVSENTVNFHVKNAIRKLGTANRTQGLVKAIRLGLIEFSEHASATSMVA from the coding sequence ATGAACCTCTTCAGTTTCGTCGAGTGCGCAAACCAAACGCAATCTCTCAAAGCGCTGTTTGATCTGCTTGTGAGCTGCGCAAGCCAAGAGGGGTTCACTGAGGTTGCTTACGGAGCACTCACCTTCGCCGAGCCCCTTCGTCTAGCGGGGTGCCCGCCGCCTCTAGTGGCTATGAAGGCTCCGCCTGACTGGTGCCAGCGCTATTTGGAGCGCAAGTACTACACCATCGATCCGGTGGTCCGGCGGACGCCGATGTTTGCGGCGCCGTTCCTCTGGGATGAGCTCGCGAGAGTATACCAGCTGCAGACATGTGAACGACGTGTACTACAGGAGGCCCGAGAGGCGGGCCTGAAGAATGGCGTCAGCGTGCCGCTATTTGGGCCATCAGGGCGAATATCTGTGATGTCATTCGCCTCCCTTTTTGATGATGCCGATCTTCAAAGGAATGTGAGGCGTCTCAATACGCTGGCTTGGCACTTTCATATTGCATTTGCGGAGATCGCAAAGCCCTCGGACTGTCCCTCCGAGAGAAAAGTGGACCTATCCAAGCGCGAAAAGGATTGTTTGCGATGGGTGGCGGAGGGCAAATCATCCTGGGAAATTGGGAAGATACTGAGCGTGAGCGAGAATACGGTGAATTTCCATGTCAAGAACGCAATCCGAAAGCTTGGCACGGCGAACCGGACTCAGGGTCTTGTAAAGGCGATTCGTCTCGGCCTTATTGAGTTTTCGGAGCATGCGTCGGCAACGTCGATGGTGGCCTAA
- a CDS encoding 8-amino-7-oxononanoate synthase — protein sequence MNSIHPAQYAGYAAALNVLKQDHRLRGLKPRAGVDFTSNDYLALASAPRMKKAVLAAIEAGTPIGAGGSRLLRGNCEEHESLEAEAARFFGAETALFFGGGYVANFAILTTVPQKGDLLVLDDLVHASIHEGARAGRADFRMSAHNDPEAIEGTIRDWRADGGVGRIWIVAESLYSMDGDFAPLKELVAIADRHDAFLMVDEAHATGVYGEQGRGLTAPYEGRENLLVVHTCGKALGAAGALVTASKMLRDFMVNRCRPFIFTTAPSPLLAIAVRQAILILQQEPELQQRLAKLVAFAHRQMTERGCKSPSDSQIVPFMVGDNVRAMRLASALQARGFDIRGIRPPTVPAGTARLRISLTLNVVEDHVCAMLDALVEEGALR from the coding sequence ATGAACTCGATCCACCCAGCACAATATGCCGGATATGCCGCAGCTTTGAATGTCCTCAAACAAGATCACCGACTGCGCGGCCTCAAGCCGCGTGCTGGAGTCGATTTCACATCGAACGACTATCTGGCGCTCGCGAGCGCGCCGCGCATGAAGAAGGCTGTCTTGGCCGCGATCGAGGCCGGCACGCCGATCGGGGCCGGCGGGTCGCGGCTCCTGCGCGGCAATTGTGAGGAGCACGAAAGCCTGGAAGCTGAAGCTGCCAGGTTCTTTGGCGCCGAGACAGCACTCTTCTTTGGCGGCGGCTACGTCGCAAATTTTGCGATCCTGACGACGGTGCCGCAGAAAGGCGATCTGCTCGTTCTCGATGATCTGGTGCACGCGAGCATCCATGAAGGCGCGCGAGCCGGCCGCGCTGACTTCCGGATGAGCGCGCATAATGATCCAGAGGCGATTGAAGGTACGATTCGTGACTGGCGGGCAGATGGCGGAGTTGGCCGCATCTGGATCGTGGCCGAAAGTCTCTATAGCATGGACGGAGATTTTGCGCCGCTCAAAGAGCTGGTTGCGATCGCCGACCGGCATGATGCATTCCTGATGGTGGATGAGGCGCATGCCACGGGTGTCTACGGTGAGCAGGGCCGGGGGCTCACCGCTCCTTACGAGGGGCGAGAGAACCTCCTGGTTGTTCATACCTGCGGCAAAGCGCTGGGTGCCGCGGGCGCGCTTGTCACCGCGTCCAAGATGCTGCGAGACTTCATGGTCAATCGTTGCCGTCCGTTCATCTTCACCACCGCACCCTCGCCGTTGCTAGCGATCGCAGTGCGGCAGGCGATTCTGATCCTGCAGCAGGAACCTGAGCTTCAGCAACGTCTGGCCAAGCTGGTCGCGTTCGCGCATCGGCAGATGACAGAGCGTGGTTGCAAGAGTCCCTCAGATTCGCAGATCGTGCCATTCATGGTCGGCGACAATGTGCGTGCGATGCGGCTCGCCTCTGCACTTCAGGCTCGCGGCTTCGACATTCGCGGAATCCGTCCCCCAACGGTGCCGGCGGGCACGGCCCGCTTGCGGATCTCGCTAACTCTCAATGTCGTCGAAGATCACGTATGCGCAATGCTCGACGCCTTGGTCGAGGAAGGCGCACTTCGATGA
- a CDS encoding outer membrane protein has product MKHLLLMTTSIVALTAAAPAFAADLAAQPVYIKAPPHPVAVVLYDWSGFYAGVNGGWGSSHNSWDFAGTTPEGSHDASGSTVGGQIGYRWQIGQTVLGIEGQGNWADFNGSNVSSAFPANRNQTKIDALGLITGQIGYAINNVLLYAKGGTAIVSSSYQVSSVSPGTQLGSADTTRWGGVVGAGFEVSLTPNWSAGLEYDHVFMPASDVNFTAAGGGTFGNERIRQDFDLVTARVNYKFGWPVVLK; this is encoded by the coding sequence ATGAAACACTTGTTGCTTATGACTACGAGCATCGTAGCACTCACCGCTGCGGCGCCTGCATTCGCCGCGGATCTCGCTGCACAGCCGGTCTACATCAAGGCACCTCCTCACCCGGTTGCCGTCGTGCTCTACGACTGGAGCGGCTTCTATGCTGGCGTCAATGGAGGCTGGGGTTCGAGCCATAACTCCTGGGATTTCGCAGGCACGACTCCTGAGGGCTCTCACGACGCAAGCGGCAGCACGGTAGGCGGGCAGATCGGTTATCGTTGGCAGATCGGCCAGACAGTGCTTGGCATCGAAGGCCAGGGCAACTGGGCCGATTTCAACGGCTCCAATGTCAGCAGTGCTTTTCCAGCCAACAGGAACCAAACAAAGATCGACGCGCTCGGTCTAATCACTGGGCAGATCGGGTATGCGATCAACAACGTGCTACTCTACGCCAAAGGCGGCACCGCTATCGTTAGCAGCAGCTATCAGGTCAGCTCCGTTTCCCCAGGCACGCAGCTTGGGAGCGCGGACACGACGCGTTGGGGCGGTGTCGTTGGTGCCGGATTCGAGGTCAGCCTGACGCCGAACTGGTCAGCTGGGCTCGAGTACGACCATGTGTTTATGCCGGCTAGCGACGTGAACTTCACAGCCGCAGGTGGTGGCACGTTTGGCAACGAACGCATCCGCCAGGATTTCGATCTCGTCACCGCGCGAGTCAATTACAAGTTTGGCTGGCCCGTAGTTCTCAAATAG